A genomic segment from Chitinophaga flava encodes:
- a CDS encoding SusC/RagA family TonB-linked outer membrane protein has protein sequence MRKVLFLLLAVLCVAGQAFAQNRNVMGKVTDGKDGSPIPGVTIQVKGTSKGIATNPDGTFSLQASGQDVLVVSFIGYETKEVPVGTAEKLNITLKTDSKSLDEVVVTGYTLEKKANSTIAASTITGAKINNVSLPDVNQMLQGNAPGISVSTNSGQPGSKTEVRIRGIGSISASNSPLYVLDGVIMSSGDFTQNTPSQDIMSSLNPADIENITILKDASATALYGARGSNGVVVITTKTGKKGQSRINFNGKFGFQNLAKSIPMMNATELLDYQREALRNAGKSEADVMKYRPDHLANVNTDWMDLAFRTGKTQSYGLNASGGNEKTTFYTSGDYFKQDGILIGSNFSRYSGRLNVDHKFNNKFDLSVKMSGTYTDQSSAGAGNSYSSPLMGALTQVPWIPATDENGKPYAGHVDGQPGSTGWSGVADIPQSFRPVLQGGNFLNTVASNYRKNNNTQTIFNAALGYNIIDGLRFVVKGNAEITGIREKQWTSPTSYDGRTSGGYLYNINTNMSLYTTQQLLTYNFSINKDHNFNVLAGNEYSYQTRIYTLAGKNGFPGNQLQVPDVGASLYDGGGSERAYAFQGLIGKVDYDYQSRYFLSASFRRDGSSRFPKNSRYGNFYSVGAAWRITQEEFAKNISWLNDLKLRSSYGIMGNAEGLGRYPDYPYQGLYSMSGAYLGETAAFASQPGNPNLSWEKQNLFDIGLDFSVLNRRVYGNIGFYDKRSSALLMELPLSMTTGFEAINMNVGKMLNQGFEITIGGIPVATKDLTWSSDVNFATLRNKVLDLGGQQAIPNGSRQRIEVGRAYGSWYMPVWYGVNPDNGDPLWVGNDGKPTNNYKEAQNNRQFVGQMLPKITGGWTNKVNYKNFDLSMLITFSAGNKVYNSNRANLEADGANVRNQAKDALDHWKNAGDISDRPKVIWGGSGANQSSTRYLEDVSYARIRNLTLGYTLPKHLLGAMKMQSLRVYAQAENLFTLTSYKGWDPDININPLPPTSTASVATTNAGTDFYRYPTSRVFTFGISVGL, from the coding sequence ATGAGGAAAGTATTATTTCTCCTCCTGGCCGTGCTATGCGTGGCTGGTCAGGCATTTGCGCAAAATCGCAATGTAATGGGGAAAGTTACCGACGGGAAAGACGGATCACCTATACCTGGGGTAACCATTCAGGTAAAGGGCACCTCCAAAGGTATTGCCACGAATCCGGACGGCACATTCAGCCTGCAGGCGTCCGGTCAAGATGTATTAGTAGTATCATTTATTGGCTACGAAACCAAAGAAGTACCTGTTGGTACTGCTGAAAAGCTCAACATCACACTGAAAACAGACTCCAAAAGTCTGGATGAAGTAGTGGTAACAGGGTATACCCTGGAAAAAAAGGCGAATTCCACTATCGCTGCCTCCACTATCACTGGTGCAAAAATCAACAACGTATCCCTGCCTGATGTAAACCAGATGCTGCAGGGTAATGCACCCGGTATTTCCGTATCTACCAACTCCGGTCAGCCTGGATCCAAAACAGAAGTAAGGATCCGTGGTATCGGTTCTATCTCTGCCAGCAACAGCCCTCTGTATGTACTGGACGGGGTGATCATGTCTTCAGGTGATTTCACGCAGAATACACCTTCTCAGGACATCATGTCCAGCCTGAACCCGGCAGATATCGAAAACATCACTATTCTGAAAGATGCCTCTGCCACTGCCCTCTATGGTGCCCGTGGTTCCAATGGTGTGGTGGTTATCACTACCAAAACCGGTAAAAAAGGACAGAGCAGAATCAATTTCAATGGCAAATTCGGTTTCCAGAACCTCGCTAAAAGTATTCCGATGATGAATGCTACAGAGCTGCTCGACTATCAGCGGGAAGCCCTGAGAAATGCAGGCAAATCTGAAGCGGATGTTATGAAATACCGTCCTGACCACCTGGCTAATGTTAACACAGACTGGATGGACCTGGCTTTCCGCACAGGTAAAACTCAGTCTTATGGTTTGAACGCCAGCGGTGGAAACGAAAAAACCACTTTCTATACTTCCGGTGACTACTTCAAACAGGATGGTATCCTGATCGGTAGTAACTTCAGCCGTTACTCCGGCCGTTTGAACGTAGACCATAAGTTCAATAACAAATTTGACCTGAGCGTAAAAATGAGCGGTACCTATACCGATCAGAGCAGCGCAGGTGCTGGTAACTCCTACTCTTCTCCGCTGATGGGTGCACTCACACAAGTGCCCTGGATTCCTGCAACAGATGAGAATGGCAAGCCATATGCAGGCCATGTGGATGGTCAACCTGGTTCTACTGGCTGGTCTGGTGTAGCTGATATTCCGCAGTCTTTCCGTCCTGTGCTGCAGGGTGGTAACTTCCTGAATACTGTTGCCAGCAACTACCGGAAAAACAATAATACGCAGACAATTTTCAACGCGGCACTGGGTTATAACATCATCGACGGCCTGCGTTTTGTTGTGAAAGGTAATGCTGAAATCACCGGCATCCGTGAAAAACAATGGACTTCTCCGACTTCTTATGATGGTCGTACTTCCGGCGGGTATCTGTACAATATCAACACCAACATGTCATTGTATACTACTCAACAGTTGCTGACCTACAACTTCTCCATCAACAAAGATCACAACTTTAACGTACTGGCAGGTAACGAGTACTCCTACCAGACAAGGATATATACTCTTGCGGGTAAAAACGGGTTCCCCGGCAACCAGCTGCAGGTGCCTGACGTAGGTGCCAGCCTGTATGATGGTGGTGGTAGCGAAAGAGCTTACGCTTTCCAGGGTCTGATCGGAAAAGTTGACTATGACTACCAGTCCAGATATTTCCTGAGCGCGAGCTTCAGAAGAGACGGTTCTTCCCGTTTCCCTAAAAACTCCCGCTATGGTAACTTCTACTCAGTAGGTGCTGCATGGCGTATTACTCAGGAGGAATTTGCTAAAAATATCTCCTGGCTGAACGACCTGAAACTGCGTTCCAGCTACGGTATCATGGGTAACGCTGAAGGTCTGGGTAGATACCCTGACTATCCTTACCAGGGTCTTTATAGCATGTCCGGTGCTTATCTGGGTGAAACAGCCGCTTTTGCCAGCCAACCAGGCAATCCTAACCTGAGCTGGGAAAAACAAAACCTGTTCGACATCGGTCTGGACTTCTCTGTACTGAATCGTCGTGTGTACGGTAACATTGGTTTCTATGATAAACGTTCTTCTGCCCTGCTGATGGAACTGCCGCTGTCTATGACTACCGGCTTTGAAGCAATCAACATGAACGTTGGTAAAATGCTGAACCAGGGTTTTGAAATCACTATCGGTGGTATTCCGGTTGCTACTAAAGATTTGACCTGGTCTTCTGATGTGAACTTTGCTACCCTGCGTAACAAAGTACTGGACCTGGGTGGCCAACAGGCTATTCCTAATGGATCCAGACAACGTATTGAAGTAGGCAGAGCATACGGTTCCTGGTATATGCCGGTTTGGTATGGTGTTAATCCGGATAACGGAGACCCACTGTGGGTTGGAAATGATGGTAAACCTACCAACAACTACAAAGAAGCACAGAACAACAGGCAATTCGTTGGCCAGATGCTGCCTAAGATCACTGGTGGCTGGACCAACAAAGTCAACTACAAAAACTTTGATCTGTCTATGCTGATCACTTTCAGCGCAGGTAACAAAGTATATAATTCCAACCGTGCTAACCTGGAAGCTGATGGTGCTAACGTTCGTAACCAGGCGAAAGACGCATTGGACCACTGGAAAAATGCCGGCGACATCTCCGACAGACCTAAAGTTATCTGGGGTGGTAGTGGTGCTAACCAGTCTTCTACCCGTTACCTGGAAGATGTGTCTTACGCAAGGATCAGAAACCTGACACTGGGTTATACCCTGCCTAAACACCTGTTGGGTGCCATGAAAATGCAGTCACTCCGTGTATATGCTCAGGCAGAAAACCTGTTCACCCTGACCAGCTACAAAGGATGGGATCCGGATATCAACATTAACCCGCTGCCTCCGACCAGTACTGCTTCTGTGGCTACAACCAACGCGGGAACTGATTTTTATCGTTATCCTACTTCTCGCGTGTTCACATTTGGTATCAGCGTAGGATTGTAA
- a CDS encoding SusD/RagB family nutrient-binding outer membrane lipoprotein: MKKLSYILLILFVVVAAGCTKHFLDINNDPNNPQQASLKLLLTGAEHGLAYDMGFTNDARGARGLTEVLSVYVHQVVVRESQDQYGATGSQFDINGAWTGFYSSAVAANGPDYIGTMENVEVLIRQATAGNNTIYAGIGKLLKAYGYSQYVDAFADVPFSQANQFATNGVRYPVFDKGATIYPKLLALIDEAIGNLQNTSGNDLIPSTDDVFYSGDVAAWIRMAKSLKLKLYNQIRLVQDVSGPVNQLVSAGGLIGSTDQGFMMRYGSLASPDDRNPGFSEYYATQKSHYMSPWFYEIMKGYNTRLFTGIRDPRIPYYFYNQNGPLGPSQQLTEYRDSAFISIYFGSTGTNRNGSQDNSMTVFGIYPVGGRYDIGDSTTVTASSGTGAAPLRLISYADILFIEAELMNAGIIAGDARQKLSDAIDESFRQVDFVVGLAKGNQSVPAIFGGPSTDYRNKILVAYDAQTTPAGRLEVIITQKWIQAFGFSGDLYSDYRRTGFPILFNPNDPTMAPGGFVQPPIFGNPTLPPPQAKVPVALGRKYPLSLPWPVVEMQVNPNAPPQKQPDITPPFWRP, from the coding sequence ATGAAAAAACTAAGCTATATTCTTTTGATTCTCTTTGTTGTTGTGGCGGCAGGATGTACGAAACATTTTCTGGATATCAACAATGACCCGAACAACCCGCAGCAGGCTTCGTTGAAACTGTTGTTGACCGGTGCGGAACATGGCCTGGCATATGATATGGGTTTTACCAATGATGCCCGTGGAGCCAGGGGGCTTACGGAAGTATTGTCTGTGTATGTGCATCAGGTCGTGGTGCGTGAATCCCAGGACCAGTATGGGGCCACCGGTTCGCAGTTTGATATTAACGGTGCGTGGACAGGTTTTTATAGTTCTGCCGTAGCTGCTAACGGTCCCGACTATATTGGTACCATGGAGAACGTCGAGGTACTGATAAGACAGGCCACAGCAGGGAATAATACCATCTATGCAGGTATCGGCAAACTGCTGAAAGCATATGGCTACAGTCAGTATGTGGATGCTTTTGCGGATGTGCCTTTTTCACAGGCCAACCAGTTTGCTACCAATGGTGTACGTTATCCGGTATTTGACAAGGGGGCAACTATTTATCCGAAGTTGCTTGCGCTGATCGATGAAGCGATTGGTAACCTTCAGAATACCAGTGGCAACGATTTGATACCGTCTACTGATGATGTTTTTTACAGTGGTGATGTGGCTGCCTGGATAAGGATGGCCAAAAGTCTGAAGCTGAAACTGTATAATCAGATAAGACTGGTGCAGGATGTATCCGGTCCGGTGAATCAGCTGGTTTCAGCAGGAGGCCTGATCGGCAGTACTGATCAGGGATTTATGATGCGGTATGGTTCGCTGGCTTCTCCGGACGACAGGAACCCGGGTTTCAGTGAGTATTATGCAACCCAGAAATCACACTATATGAGTCCCTGGTTTTATGAAATCATGAAAGGGTATAATACCCGGTTGTTTACCGGTATCAGGGACCCACGTATTCCCTATTATTTTTATAACCAGAATGGTCCGCTGGGCCCTTCCCAGCAGCTGACCGAATACCGTGATTCGGCCTTTATTTCCATCTATTTCGGCTCTACGGGCACTAACCGGAATGGTTCACAGGATAACAGTATGACGGTATTTGGTATTTATCCGGTGGGTGGTCGTTACGATATCGGAGATTCCACTACCGTAACTGCCAGCAGCGGTACCGGTGCTGCGCCTTTAAGGCTGATCTCCTACGCTGATATATTATTTATTGAAGCAGAGCTGATGAATGCCGGTATTATTGCGGGGGATGCCCGTCAGAAATTGTCTGATGCGATAGATGAGTCTTTCCGCCAGGTTGACTTTGTAGTAGGGCTGGCGAAGGGAAACCAGTCGGTACCAGCCATCTTTGGGGGGCCTTCTACTGATTATCGCAACAAAATACTGGTGGCATATGATGCCCAGACTACGCCGGCTGGCCGGCTGGAAGTGATCATCACTCAGAAATGGATACAGGCCTTTGGCTTTAGTGGCGACCTGTATAGTGATTATCGCCGTACCGGTTTCCCCATTCTGTTTAATCCGAACGATCCTACGATGGCCCCAGGTGGTTTTGTACAGCCTCCCATCTTCGGTAATCCTACCCTGCCTCCTCCGCAGGCTAAGGTGCCGGTAGCCTTAGGCCGGAAATATCCGCTTTCCCTGCCATGGCCTGTTGTGGAGATGCAGGTAAACCCAAATGCACCACCACAAAAACAACCTGATATAACGCCTCCGTTCTGGCGTCCTTAA
- a CDS encoding SusC/RagA family TonB-linked outer membrane protein — MKKELLLWLFMCSSVLSAVAQTRTISGKVTDAKDGSALPGVTVVIKGTTKGVFTSGDGTYKMNNVPANATFVFSFVGYLTKEVPVGPGNEVDVALESDKKQLGEVVVTAVGLKRNETSLGYSVATVKPDQIQQKSEPDMLKGLQGKVAGVDIRSSQGTPGAATRINIRGNTSFYGNNEPLIIVDGIPYNNDQVTTSSQTSGGGAYSSGLSSLDPNDIASMTVLKGAAAAALYGSRASNGAIIVTTKSGSASMGKRKTEVTYSSSLSMETVASYPKYQNDFGAGSRFVYSNSNGSWGPRFGTLDSIPVWQNYLDAFPNLFPASGKIPYRAVPNNVRDLFRTGWITENSVGVNGGNEKSSISATASYLSQDGYVPHSFFNRGNLSVGGVTRLTNGLTVNANFSYSTSNQGGSIFGENQVSGATSSFARNLFLARNWNIAGLPFVDPLTGNPVSTNNAQYDNPLWAFAHNTVTTATDRYVAGLKFNYEVLPWFNLSYQIGTNINSFLRKEVVDVGSRGAEGNGQVTQQSYRFTEIESNLIGTFTPKLKNEDFGLKVLVGQNVNERTTKSQVNIGKNIIVPRSTWALTNTKSVLPSEDLFIRRRLWGLFGEVDLDYKKWLFLAVTGRNDWSSTLPSNNRSYFYPSVAVSWVFTDALKLESKVLTFGKLRASWAKVGRDADPYQLANIFRLNIPFQGQSGVMQNPNAGNPNLKPEFTQDFEVGTTLEFFDRRAALDFAWYSRLSTNQIAPLTLPPSSGFGQVIDNFGKLTNKGIEIDLNVIPIKNKNLTWSIHGVFTKNRSIVKELKPGVVRLPLAGVLDAISPFLEAGKPYGYLRGTADARDSDGKLLIDPSNGFLIPDPNQRMIGNPNPDFKTGISTTLNYKGFFLNVLFDLTRGGDIYSVTTSSLLGRGVTKDTGPAQRDNVYVIPGVYGDVNSATALLDNKGQRIPNTTAISLFEMFFGETFAINSASEWNVYDATVYTFREATLGYDFPKSWFSKTPIGSLTVTLTGRNLWYYAPFLPKYTRFNPEVGSFGSTNVQGIELSGAPTTRRFGVNVKVTF, encoded by the coding sequence ATGAAAAAAGAGCTACTACTATGGCTGTTCATGTGCAGCAGCGTTCTCAGCGCAGTAGCCCAGACACGAACGATCAGCGGAAAAGTTACGGATGCCAAAGATGGTTCTGCTCTTCCCGGTGTTACGGTGGTCATAAAGGGTACGACAAAAGGGGTGTTTACATCCGGTGATGGTACCTATAAAATGAATAACGTCCCTGCTAATGCTACGTTCGTGTTTTCTTTTGTAGGATATCTCACCAAAGAAGTGCCTGTAGGCCCGGGTAATGAAGTAGACGTGGCCCTGGAATCAGATAAAAAACAATTAGGCGAAGTAGTAGTAACAGCAGTAGGTTTAAAACGAAATGAGACCTCGCTGGGATACTCGGTGGCCACGGTAAAACCAGACCAGATCCAGCAGAAATCCGAACCGGATATGTTGAAGGGATTGCAGGGTAAAGTGGCCGGGGTGGACATCAGAAGCTCACAAGGTACACCTGGCGCCGCCACCCGTATCAATATCCGTGGTAATACCTCTTTTTATGGCAATAACGAACCGCTGATCATAGTAGATGGGATTCCTTACAATAATGATCAGGTAACTACCTCCAGCCAGACTTCCGGTGGTGGTGCCTACTCCAGCGGTCTTTCATCCCTCGACCCCAATGATATTGCCTCCATGACAGTTCTGAAAGGTGCAGCAGCAGCTGCGCTCTATGGTTCGAGGGCTTCTAATGGTGCGATCATCGTTACTACCAAATCCGGTAGTGCCAGCATGGGAAAACGGAAAACTGAAGTGACCTACTCCTCTTCTCTCTCCATGGAAACAGTAGCCAGCTATCCCAAATATCAAAACGATTTTGGTGCTGGTAGCCGGTTTGTTTATTCCAATTCAAATGGCTCCTGGGGCCCCAGATTTGGCACACTGGACTCTATTCCGGTATGGCAAAACTATCTGGATGCTTTCCCCAACCTGTTCCCTGCTTCCGGCAAAATCCCCTATCGTGCAGTTCCCAACAACGTGAGGGACCTGTTTCGTACAGGCTGGATCACTGAAAATTCAGTGGGCGTAAATGGTGGTAATGAAAAATCATCCATCAGTGCTACGGCTTCTTATCTGAGCCAGGATGGTTATGTGCCCCACTCTTTCTTCAACAGAGGCAACCTGTCTGTAGGTGGTGTAACCCGCCTGACCAACGGATTGACCGTTAACGCCAATTTCAGCTACAGCACCAGCAATCAGGGTGGTAGTATATTCGGGGAAAACCAGGTATCGGGTGCTACTTCATCCTTTGCCCGTAACCTATTCCTGGCCCGTAACTGGAATATTGCCGGACTACCTTTTGTGGACCCTCTTACCGGTAATCCGGTTTCTACCAATAATGCTCAATATGATAACCCCTTATGGGCTTTTGCACATAATACCGTGACCACCGCAACAGACCGTTATGTGGCAGGTCTGAAGTTTAACTATGAAGTGTTACCCTGGTTCAACCTGAGTTATCAGATTGGTACCAACATCAACTCTTTCCTGCGTAAGGAAGTGGTGGACGTAGGTTCCAGAGGTGCAGAAGGTAATGGTCAGGTTACACAACAGAGCTATCGCTTTACGGAAATCGAGTCCAACCTCATTGGTACCTTTACTCCCAAGCTTAAAAATGAAGACTTCGGACTGAAAGTGCTGGTAGGTCAGAACGTTAACGAGCGTACGACAAAATCACAGGTGAATATTGGTAAAAATATCATCGTACCCAGAAGTACCTGGGCGCTCACCAATACCAAGAGTGTACTGCCTTCGGAAGACCTCTTCATCCGGCGCAGATTGTGGGGGCTTTTCGGGGAAGTGGACTTAGACTATAAAAAATGGCTCTTCCTGGCCGTGACAGGCAGAAATGACTGGTCTTCCACCCTACCATCCAACAACCGTAGCTATTTTTATCCAAGCGTGGCGGTTTCCTGGGTGTTTACCGATGCGCTTAAACTGGAAAGCAAGGTGCTGACCTTTGGTAAACTCAGGGCCAGCTGGGCGAAAGTGGGCAGGGATGCAGATCCTTATCAACTTGCCAATATCTTCCGCCTCAACATACCTTTCCAGGGACAATCCGGTGTGATGCAAAACCCCAATGCAGGCAATCCTAACCTGAAGCCTGAGTTTACACAGGACTTTGAAGTAGGTACTACGCTGGAATTCTTTGACAGAAGGGCTGCCCTCGACTTTGCCTGGTATTCCCGTTTGTCTACCAATCAGATTGCACCATTGACCCTGCCACCTTCTTCCGGCTTCGGACAGGTGATCGACAACTTCGGGAAACTGACCAATAAAGGGATTGAGATAGATCTTAATGTGATACCGATCAAAAATAAGAATCTCACCTGGAGCATACACGGTGTATTCACCAAAAACAGAAGTATAGTAAAAGAGCTGAAACCCGGAGTGGTACGACTGCCGCTGGCAGGTGTGCTGGATGCGATCTCTCCTTTCCTGGAAGCAGGAAAACCATATGGCTACCTCCGTGGTACAGCTGATGCAAGAGATTCCGATGGTAAGCTGCTTATCGATCCTTCCAATGGTTTCCTGATTCCTGATCCCAATCAGCGCATGATCGGTAATCCCAATCCGGATTTCAAAACAGGTATCAGTACTACCCTCAACTACAAAGGTTTCTTCCTGAATGTATTGTTTGACCTTACCAGAGGTGGAGATATTTATTCTGTTACTACCAGCTCTCTGTTGGGCCGTGGTGTGACAAAAGACACGGGTCCCGCCCAACGTGACAATGTATATGTGATTCCGGGTGTATATGGTGATGTGAATTCTGCCACCGCCTTACTGGACAATAAAGGACAACGTATACCCAATACAACAGCCATCAGTCTTTTTGAAATGTTCTTTGGTGAAACTTTTGCCATCAACTCTGCTTCCGAATGGAATGTATATGACGCTACCGTGTATACCTTCCGTGAAGCGACGCTGGGCTATGATTTCCCTAAAAGCTGGTTCAGCAAAACGCCTATTGGCAGCTTAACCGTTACCCTGACAGGACGTAATCTCTGGTACTATGCTCCTTTTCTGCCTAAATACACACGCTTTAATCCGGAAGTGGGCAGCTTTGGTTCTACCAACGTACAGGGGATTGAATTGTCCGGTGCTCCTACCACCCGGCGTTTTGGCGTAAACGTTAAAGTGACGTTCTAG
- a CDS encoding RagB/SusD family nutrient uptake outer membrane protein yields MKYPKLSILALSAATAFAACNSKLDLSPADALDDKTAVTEGNSRILANGLYERAQEIEYYGRDFTVVNEVTGNDVKITSINSNRFVLEYQYMFTPLSAAQNKTWLNAYRVANQASTMIDKLPDTEMTLPYKGEAHFMRALAHLDLARRYTKPYSIMLEIGDVNAANTGLPLAMKAVDDPAKFKPSRSTLKETYDAIIGDLKVAQTMAPDSKLKSDGAFRASRNAATALLTRVYLYQKNWANVITEANKLMNDYALWSNPNYLANFTSDAATSEEIFSLRFLTPENRGSDNIGGIYLPNDNTPTSGYGDVRLADGFMALLDPADYRNTIVKNFAGGFYMMKWIGNGQGITGMTNIKVLRISEVLLNRAEAYAQDNQLQLAVNDINSLRTKRGLTAFAGATQAEILTEIFKQRRLELIGEGFGATDLFRTHGTRQIVDADGFKSPNTPVVPFNNNLVAFPIPQTEIDANPNIVQNPGYNK; encoded by the coding sequence ATGAAATATCCAAAACTTTCTATACTTGCGTTATCAGCTGCTACAGCATTTGCTGCCTGCAATTCCAAGCTGGACCTCAGTCCTGCTGATGCGCTGGATGATAAAACTGCCGTTACTGAAGGAAACTCCCGTATCCTGGCCAATGGTTTGTATGAGCGCGCGCAGGAGATTGAGTATTATGGCCGCGACTTTACAGTAGTGAACGAGGTGACAGGTAATGATGTAAAGATTACTTCTATCAACTCCAACAGGTTTGTTCTGGAGTATCAGTACATGTTCACTCCCCTGAGTGCAGCTCAGAACAAAACATGGCTGAATGCTTACCGCGTTGCGAACCAGGCAAGCACCATGATCGATAAGCTGCCGGATACAGAGATGACATTGCCTTATAAAGGTGAGGCTCATTTCATGAGAGCATTGGCTCACCTGGACCTGGCCAGAAGGTATACGAAACCTTACTCCATCATGCTGGAAATTGGTGATGTGAATGCTGCTAACACTGGTCTGCCACTGGCGATGAAAGCTGTAGACGATCCGGCTAAGTTTAAGCCTTCCCGTTCTACGCTGAAAGAAACCTATGATGCCATCATTGGTGATCTGAAAGTGGCCCAGACAATGGCTCCGGACTCAAAACTCAAATCTGATGGAGCTTTCCGCGCTTCCAGAAATGCTGCCACTGCGCTGCTGACCCGCGTGTATCTTTATCAGAAAAACTGGGCTAATGTTATTACAGAAGCCAATAAGCTGATGAATGATTATGCCCTGTGGAGTAATCCCAACTATCTGGCTAACTTCACCTCCGATGCTGCTACCAGTGAAGAGATCTTCTCCCTGCGTTTTCTGACGCCGGAAAACAGAGGTTCTGATAACATCGGTGGCATCTATCTTCCTAATGACAATACTCCTACCAGCGGCTATGGCGACGTAAGACTCGCTGATGGTTTTATGGCCTTGCTGGACCCTGCCGATTACCGCAATACTATTGTTAAAAACTTTGCTGGTGGCTTCTACATGATGAAGTGGATTGGCAATGGTCAGGGTATCACAGGTATGACTAACATAAAAGTATTGAGAATTAGCGAAGTGCTGCTGAATCGCGCCGAAGCTTATGCACAGGACAATCAGCTGCAACTGGCTGTTAACGATATCAACAGCCTGCGTACTAAACGTGGTCTGACTGCCTTTGCAGGCGCTACTCAGGCAGAAATCCTGACAGAGATCTTTAAACAAAGAAGACTGGAACTGATCGGTGAAGGTTTTGGTGCTACTGACCTGTTCAGGACTCACGGTACCCGCCAAATCGTAGATGCAGACGGCTTTAAGTCTCCTAACACACCGGTAGTGCCTTTCAACAACAACCTCGTGGCATTCCCGATCCCACAGACAGAAATTGACGCTAACCCGAACATTGTACAGAATCCGGGTTACAATAAATAA